agccaggtgtgtgatactacaTGTCAGTTACTTAGggtcatgtgatcagtagtctgcaatgATAACCTTTAATGCATCATGAAAACATCCCCAAGAACACCTGAGTTAATATAGTCATGTCAAAGGTTCAGGTACGTcatacctgcaggtctgaagggtcTAATGACTGAACATTGTGTAGACTGTGACCTCCCCAACCAGTTCCTGCTGAGAGTGTACATATGATGTGCTCACGAGTGCGGGGTTGCTCAAGCCTCCAGCATCTTCACTATCTCTACGGGGCCTCTACTTCCTCCTTCCACACACTATCTTATAAACttacccaaacatctccactatgTTGTTATAAACTTACTGTCAACATCTCTACCCACAAAGTTATCACAAACTTATTCCCATAAATGGGATAAAAAACCTaattatatgcattaaaaactggGAAATTTATCTCGAAATCAATGTACCAAACGAGCAAAAATAgctaaaataaaattaataaaatataGACTACGTATAAAACACTTCATATAGCAAGCCAGACAAGATCTAAAAATATAACCTAACCCTCAAACAAAGAGTAGGTAGACACCTGGGTCGTTAAGAGAGGTGAGATAACCGATAATGACAGAGAAGTGTGTGATGCAGTAATGGGTAGTGGTTCAGTAGTACAGGAGAAGAAGTTGGTAGTGAAGCAGCCGCTGGTGATACCTTCACTACTCTACTGCCTCTCACACAACAACTTATTAGACAAATATAATTATTAAAGCCCAATCAGTTCACAGGATCACATGAGGTGTTTGCCAGGGAGTCTTAAAGAATGTATAATAGAGTTAGGGAGCCTTAAAGAATGTATAGAATACTTATTAAGTCTTAAACAATGTATAGAATACTTATTTAGTCTTAAAGAATGTATAGAATACTTATTAAGTCTTAAAGAATGTATAGAATACTTATTAAGTCTTAAAGAATGTATAGAAGAACTTAGTGAGCCTTAAAGAATGTATATAAGAGTTAGTGAGCCTTAAAGAATGTATAGAAGAGCTGAGGGTACATCAAAGACTGTACCCTCAGACTCAGTACCCAAAGACTGTAAAGAATGTATATAAGAGTTAGTGAGCCAATACaaggaaacaagtcacaactaaaaggctaaacacccCAGGGCTAACAAAGGGGATACCTAAATCTATTAATCaacacatgaccttgagaagaagtacagGTTAGGAGTTGTCTCTAAAGAATTgtcaaagatttactcatcagTGCTgtttaaaataattaggagagctaaaataaatttacccaaattaagggcaacattaagaaaatatGGAGCATTATTTCCCAAATATTGAGATCAAAAAATCTTTTAATTAAAATActaatactcctgtccaataacgatggtcagctttcagcctctgatactgctattgaattcaataggttcttctcctccattgggtcatcccttgctaatgatattccatcctcccgtACTAATGTTCAGGACGACCTTACagttaactatccacagtctctgtacttaACTCCTGTTAATTAcagtgatgttaatgagataatcctttcctttaaaacaaagtctagtgcccttgaggagatactaaatcgaatttacaaaaaagcctccagatctttagctcctgctattgcattgctcttcaacaagtcacttgaactccaaacctttccagatattataaaaaaaagcgagagtaacccctgtccacaaatgtggtgatctcactgatgttaacaactacagacctatatcaatcctgccaaacttgtcaaaaatatttgaaaaactaatctacaagcagctttactcttatctagccaaacacaatattctTAGCTCTTACCAATATGGCTCCAGaaccccaaaaaaagcactaacgatgcacttattagtatgattaacttgatacatgcagctcttgataaaaatgagttccctgttgggttatttgttgacctacgtaaggcttttgacactgtcaaccaccaaaaccttcttcttaaattacatcattatggagtcagaggacactccctccaatacctcaagtcttaccttactgacaggctccagtatgtttctgtgaataattcaatttctcccaccctacccatcaacattggtgttcctcagggcagcatacttggccctctcctctttctcatctacattaatgaccttccaaatgcctcccaacacctcaaaccaattctatttgctgacgacacaaccttcatttactccagtcctgaccctcttgctctaaatgtcacagtaaatactgagctaaataaagtccatctttgggtaACTGATAATAAACTCACctttaacattgacaaaatttTCTATAGTttatttggtaataaatcctcaaatgaaattaatctaagaataaacaatatccagatcactaacaaagtagatggcaaattccttggtgtccacattgataacaagctgaatttccagggacacattctaaatataaaaaaaaaaaattctaaaactgttgacattctttctaagatcagatattatgtacctcgccctgccctggtgacgctctattactctctcatctatccatatctcaactatggtatttgtgcttggggttctactacccaaaatcatttacgtcctctaattactcaacacaaagatgctattagaacaatatccaactctggccccagacatcactcggtacccttactcaaatctctgaatatattagatattaagtcactgcacatcctctcatgtgtactctatatatttaaaactctgaacagtaatgtcaatcctgattttaaacgcttcctagaaggttgtagcagaacccatgggcaccacaccagaaacaaatacctatttgacattccaagagtgcgacttaaactagaaatgctgtacaaatcaagggacccaaaatgtggaatgaccttcccaaccatgtcaaagactgtacctctctcaaccagtttaagagaaaaactaagtactacctaattaactccatgtaacctaccttacccccagattgtcaacccatgtcttgctattttaaattaatctcaattatttttaagttttagtctaagcgttttccccacaccttgcccaaaacgctaagcgtattagtggctttacatattgtatgtactagctctatctattaatccaacaatatgtttgtaactaatcatCTATGTATACTTTTCCctgaataaaaaaattatttgaaTTAAAGAATGTATAGCAGAGTTAGTGAGCCTTAAAGAATGTATAGAATAGttattactcacctagttgtgcttgcgggggttgagttttggctctttggtcccgcctctcaattgtcaatcaacaggtgtacaggttcctgagcctattgggctctatcatatctacacttgaaactgtgtatggagtcagcctccaccacatcactgcctaatgcattccatccgttaactactctgacactgaaaaaattatttctaattttAGTGAGCCTTAAAGAATGTATAGAAGAACTTAGTCAGTCTTAAAGAAGGCATAGAAAAGCTTAGCAAGCCTTGAGAAATTATAGAAGAGCTTTGTGAGCATTAAATAATTATTGAATAGCTTAGTGGGCTGCATCCTGGCATATTTAGCACAGAGTCACGGAGGGTTGTCAACGTGGTGCCTATTCTTAAGGACAAAAGCATATCACTGGCCTCAAACTATCCAACTATTAGCTAAAtgtataaagtaaaaaaaaaaaattgattctaTTCTCAAAAAACCTTGAAACGCATATATTAAAAAGTATCCACAAGTTGGGTTTAGTAAGAACAGCTCTGGTTCAGTATCTTACTCTCATTCTCTTCTAAAAGTTGTAACACCAGGTAACATTAAATTATATTACACTGTGAAGATACTGATTAATACTGAGTAACACTTGCTACTGCTTGCACTTAATAACACTTTATTGAGGTAGAACTTTGATGATAATAGTTATTGAAATACTGGTAATTTAAGTGCAATGTAATATGAACCGAATTATGGTGTACTAGGGATGATTACAACCAGAAATAATGGTTCAATTACAAGGAAATGGTACACAGGGATCAAGTTAATTAACTAGGCTACCACCATCATGTCTGACCATTAGGTATATCAAACAATGAGGCGAGATACATTGGCTATTGGTTCTCCTCTACATGTTTTTACTTAATGACCGGTTGTTAACAAAACTGCACTCAGAGGATAGGAGGTTCAATGTCCTTGCTGACAAACTGGAAACCATGTGACAAATAGAGATGGAAAGTTAACAAGTCGATTAAGTTAACATCAAGGCATCATTAACATCACTAAGTTAACATTAAGTTAACATCACAATTTATGATATTCCCTACAAATACTAAGTCCCTATAACCTGGCAATTCCTTAGTCATTACACTGGGAATTGTTAAGTAATTTAGACATGGAAAAAATATCATCAGAGATCACACATTACTTCCACTGCCTCTCTATCTGCTGGAttcactctgtctctccctggctgtgtggtgttcTTAGAGACCAGCCTTCGACTCTCTCTCcagcactctccctctctctctcccagctcTCATACAGGGCTATATACACACCCCAAAAGCTGCCACACCTCATATCAgctggaaaaggggggggggtatttggtGTTGGTAACCTACTTGAGGCTTGTAAGTGGTCCGCCCccacgtgcacaaacactcaagaatttaattaatatattaatattaatattattcgtAGAATATTAATTATGGGAGTGTGGCTGACCGCTGACCTAGCCGAaagggcagacagacagacaggcagacaggcagacaggcagacaggcagacgcagacgaggagtcacaataacgtggctgaaatatgttgaccagaccacacactagaaggtgaagggacgacgacgtttcggtccgtcctgaactattctcaagtcgattgtgtccgacttaagaatggtccacgacggaccgaaacgtcgtcgtcccttcaccttctagtgtgtggtctggtcaatagacAGGCAGACCTCTGGCGAGTTTACACGTGTCTCTGTCAGTCATAATTCCATTAAAAATGTTTGACAATATTATCATGTTTAATATCACCTACTTGAAGCTACATGACTAAGACTAGCCAGGAACATTTTAACTAACTTTGCAAAACGATCCAGAGGTCACCTgacctgacctcttggagaaggctgacCTGAGTGTGaggtctgtggggggggggggtcatgggtgttacaaaGTAATACAGTTTGTTAACGGTAGTAAAGAGGACGGAAATAAAAATCTTGGCTATAACGAGGTCTTTGACACTGTGTCACGCTACAGTGTCAAGGAGACAGGAGAAGCCTGTGGTGTCATATGTGTTGTCTAAAGTTAGACCAATTCTAATAAAATTGGGAAAATAAATTTGGAATAAAATATGAGAGGGAAGCGTTGTGAGTGTAGGACCCGACGCCTGTGTCCTGTAGCCTCTTCTGTGTCATTTatgtaaactatttaacacaagagcaaAGTTAAGAGAGCTCTACACTATAAGAAAAATAGGGAACCAATTCAGAAGACCCAAATACCTGCAAGATGTATTATATAGACTTCTGCTATCGGTGAAAGATTTAGAGACACAGAGTGTTGTTGTTCAAATGCGAGGGCTTTGCCACATTGCTAATTTAAAGTGCGAAAAAGATGTGGATGATGATTAATAGGTCTCGTAGAACACGGTAAGGTGGTGGACACAGAGGGCCaggcaccttaccttgaggttaccttgaggtgcttccggggcttagtgtccccgaggcccggtcgtcgaccaggcctcctggttgctggactggtcaaccaggctgttagacgcggctgctcgcagcctgacgtatgagtcacagccagtCACAGTCCCCCAGGCACACAGGTagtagtaaaaggtaaggtgctccagtggataagggagtatctaagctacaggaaacagagagtaactgtgaggggggagacatcagagtggcgagatgtcaccagaggagtcccacagggaatcttccagagggtatagactcattcctctcaatgtttgctgatgatgcaaaaattatgagaagaatcaagacagatgaagatagacagagactacagaatgacctggacaaactggaggaatggtctagaaaatggctgctaaagttcaactcaggaaagtgtaacgtaatggaattaggcgaagggagcaggaggctgaacacaaggtaccatatgggaggtgatatcctgcaagagtcaaatagagagaaagatctgggggttgatatcacaccgaacctgtccccagaggcccacatcaaaaggatatcatcagcggcatacgctagactggccaacataagaactgcctttaaaaacttgtgtaaggaattgttcaggaccctgtataccacttatgtcagaccaatcctggagtatgcagctccagtctggagtccatacctagttaaacacaagacaaagttagacaagattcagaggtatgccactagactggtcccggaactgagaggaatgagctacgaggaaaggctaaaggagctgaacctcacatccctggaaaacagaagagtaagggggagacatgataaccacctacaaaattctcaggggaattgacagggtggacaaagacaaactcttcagcacaggtgggacacgaacaaggggacacaggtggaaacttagtgcccagatgagccacagacgttagaaagaactttttcagtgtcagagtagttaacaaatggaatgcactaggaagtgatgtggtggaggctgactccatacacagtttcaaatgtagatatgatagagcccagtaggctcaggaacctgtacacaagttgattgacggttgagaggcgggaccaaggagtcaaagctcaacccccgcaagcacaattaggtgaacacGCAGAGAGGCAATTCTGACTACTGACAAACAAGAATTAGTCAAGCAATATACTAGCGGGTATACTAGTGTCTGGAGCGGGTATACTAGTGTCTGGAGCGGATATACTAGTGTCTGGAGCGGGTATACTAGTGTCTGGAGCGGGTATGCTAGTGTCTGAGCGGGTATACTAGTGCCTGGAGCGGGTATACTAGTGTCTGGAGCGGGTATACTAGTGTCTGGAGCGAGTATGCTAGTGCCTGGAGCGAGTATGCTTGTGTCTGGAGCGAGTATACTATTGTCTGGAGGCGAGTATGCTTGTGTCTGGAGCGGGTATACTAGTGTCTGGAGCGGGTATACTAGTGTCTGGAGCGAGTATGCTAGTGTCTGGAGCGAGTATACTAGTGTCTGGAGCGAGTATGCTAGTGCCTGGAGCGAGTATACTAGTGTCTGGAGCGAGTATGCTAGTGCCTGGAGCGAGTATGCTTGTGTCTGGAGCGAGTATACTAGTGTCTGGAGCGAGTATGCTTGTGTCTGGAGCGAGTATACTAGTGTCTGGAGCGAGTATGCTAGTTTCCTTGAGCGAGTATACTAGTGTCTGGAGCGAGTATGCTAGTGCCTGGACTGGAGCGAGTATGCTTGTGTCTGGAGCGAGTATACTAGTGTCTGGAGCGAGTATGCTGGTGTCTGGAGCGAGTATACTAGTGTCTGGAGCGAGTACACTAGTGTCTGGAGCGAGTATACTAGTGTCTGGAGCGAGTATACTAGTGTCTGGAGCGAGTATACTAGTGTCTGGAGCGAGTATACTAGTGCCTGGAGCGAGTATACTAGTGTTTGGAGCGAGTATACTAGTGTCTGGAGCGAGTATACTAGTGTCTGGAGCGAGTATACTAGTGTCTGGAGCGAGTAGGCTGGTGTCTGGAGCGAGTATACTAGTGTCTGGAGCGAGTACACTAGTGTCTGGAGCGAGTATACTAGTGTCTGGAGCGAGTATACTAGTGCCTGGAGCGAGTATACTAGTGCTTGGAGCGAGTATACTAGTGTCTGGAGCGAGTATACTAGTGTCTGGAGCGAGTATACTAGTGTCTGGAGCGGGTATACTAGTGTCTGGAGCGAGTATACTAGTCTCTGGAGCGGGTATACTAGTGTCTGGAGCGAGTATACTAGTGTCTGGAGCGGGTATACTAGTGTCTGGAACGAGTATACTAGTGTCTGGAGCGGGTATACTAGTGTCTGGAGCGGGTATACTAGTGTCTGGAACGAGTATACTAATGTCTGAAGCGGGTATACTAGTGTCTGGAACGAGTATACTAATGTCTGGAGCGGGTATACTAGTGTCTGGAACGAGTATACTAATGTCTGGAGCGGGTATACTAGTGTCTGGAGCGAGTATACTAGTGTCTGGATTGAGTATACTAGAGCCAGTAATGAGTATACTAGCACCTGGAACGAGTATACTGGCACCTGGAACGAGTATACTAGAGTCAGGAATGAGTATACTAGAGTCAGGAATGAGTATACTAGAGTCAGGAATGAGTATACTAGTCAGGAATGAGTATACTAGAGTCAGGAATGAGTATATTTGAGCTTGGAATGAGTATACTAGTGCTTGGATCGAGTATACTAGAGTCAGGAATGAGTATACTTGAGCTTGGAATGAGTATACTAGAGTCAGAAATGAGTATGCTAGAGCTAGGAACGAGTATACTAGAGTCATGAATGAGTATAGTAGAGATAGGAACGAGTATACTAGTGTCATGAATGAGTATACTAGAGTCTGGAATGAGTATACCAGAGTCAGGAATGAGTATACTAGAGCTAGTAACGAGTATACTAGAGTCCTGAATGAGTATACTAGAGTCAGGAATGAGTATACTATTACCGCAAATAATTATACTGGGTCCTGTACTCATATACCAGTACCAGGAACGTGTATACTAATGTCATGATTAAGTGTACGAGTGTACTAGAGGCCAGAAGGAGTATACTAGTGCCTAAATTGAGTATACTGTTTCTGGAACGAGTATACAAGTGCCTGGAGCGAGTATACTAGTGCCTGGAACGAGTATACTATTGCCTGAAGCAAGTATACTAGTGCTAGGAATGAATATACTGCAGCTAGGAGTAAAGGCAGTGCCAGGAGCGAGTATACTAGTGCCAGGAGCGAGTATACAAGTGCCTGGAGCGAGTATACAAGTGCCTGGAACGAGTATACTAGTGCCTGAAGCAAGTATACTAGTGCTAGGAATGAATATACTGCTGCTAGGAGTAAGGCAGTGCCAGGAAGGAGTATACTCGTCCCCGGCTGGAGTATGCTCATATGTTCCCACTGGTGTCTCTTGACCGCGATAGTTCAGCGATAGTTAGTGATAGTTAGTGATAGTTAGTGATAGTTAGTGAGGTGTGGAGGTTGTGGGCGTGGCCACCAGAGGTCTCTGCTGACCTGCGATATATATTGTATTTGAAAACTATATAGCTCAGTGCCCTCTCAGACGTGGCGGGGGGCGCACGTCAGTTGACCTCCTCCTCAAGTGCCCGCGGCTAATCACCTGAACCTCGTTCGTGACGCGTCTAGCGATGGTTCCCTCCACTACTCCAAGTGGGCTGTTAGATGATTTAGTGATGTTAATGGGCCTCGTGGCCCGAGAAGGTGAAATAATGGAGAAAGAAGACTTGCGACGCTTGGCGCGGGAAGCCATTGCCGGCCGGGACGACCTGTTAGGGGGGTCAGTGACCCCGTCTGACCCCTGGTGTGACCCCGTCTGACCCCCTGGTGTGACCCCCAGCTCCTCCCCCCTATTGTGCCatgggggggacaggcagccagctgCCTGTCACGAGTGGTGGAGTACAACCTCACTTGTCTTAGTGTGGGCTGGACGCCATCTTGGATATCTTTGCCTATATATGATAACTTGaatgtgataaccttacaggcgaCCATGATAACCTTACAGGCGATCATGATAACCTTACAGGCGACCATGATAACTCTACAGGCGACCATGACATATTTCTTCTGCCCAAACAGAAGCGTTTGGGCAgtatttcctttcacctcatgccaaTGTCCATCTAACAGTTAATACATACCAGCAGTTAAACAACTCGTTTGGGTTCATATACAGTTACAGGCAAACACAGTTACAAACAGACAGTTACAGACACAAATAGAGTGATACAGACACAGTTACAGACACAAAGAGACAGGGGATTACAGACCAGTTACAGACacaaagagagtgatacagacacAGTTACAGACACAAAGAGACAGGGGGATACAGACACAGTTACAGACACAAAAGACAGTGATACAGATACAGTTACAGACACAAGAGACAGGGGATACAGACACAGTTACAGACACAAAGAGACGGGGATACAGAAACAGTTACAGACACAGAAGAGACAGTGATACAGATACAGTTACAGACACAAAGAGACAGTGATACAGACACAGTTACGTTACAGACACAAAGAGACAGGGGGATACAGACACAGTTTACAGACACAAAGAGACAGGGGGATACAGATACAGCTACAGACACAAAGAGGACAGTGATACAGACACAGTTACAGACACAAAGAGACAGGGGGATACAGATACAGCTACAGGACACAAAGAGACGTGATACAGACACAGTTACAGACACAAAGAGACAGGGGGGATACAGACACAGTTACAGACACAAAGCCACAGGAATACAGACACAAAGAGACAGGAATACAGACAATTACAGACACAAAGAGACAGGGGATACAGACACAGTTACAGGCACAGAGACGGGATACAGACACAGTTACAGACACAAAGAGACAGGAGATACACACAGTTACAGATACAAAGCCACAGGAATACAGACACAGTTACAGACACAAAGAATTAAGGAAAAATGCAGATTAGCAATTAGCTGGAAACTAGTTAAAATATTAACATCAAGAGAACAGTAGTAGTGATCTTAGAGTAGTAGTGATCTTATAGTAGTGATCATACAGTAGTAATGATCATACTGTAGTGATCATACTGTAGTAGTGATCTTACTGTAGTAGTGATCTTACTGTAATAGTGATCTTACTGTAGTAGTGATCATACTGTAGTAGTGATCATACTGTAGTAGTGATCTTACTGTAGTAGTGATCTTACTGTAGTAGTGATCTTACTGTAGTAGTGATCATACTGTAGTAAGTGATCATACTGTAGTAGTGATCTTACTGTAGTAGTGATCTTAGAGTAGtgatcctccccctcctcctccgacTGTGTTGCACACAGACCCATGCAggtgtgttgcgtgtgttgcaAGCTAGCAACACACTAGATATCTGGGATATGAGAGGAAGGATATGAGGACTATGAAGTAGGGACACGATAAAGTGAACTGAGATATGAAAGCGTAATGAAAGTACGGTACCCCACAACTTGCACCCTCGGGATCGAACGCGCCCCTGCAAGGAGCAAGACCCTCGTTTGACCGACGAGTCCG
This is a stretch of genomic DNA from Procambarus clarkii isolate CNS0578487 chromosome 45, FALCON_Pclarkii_2.0, whole genome shotgun sequence. It encodes these proteins:
- the LOC138350384 gene encoding autotransporter adhesin BpaC-like is translated as MLVSGAGILVSGAGILVSGASMLVSGASILVSGASMLVPGASILVSGASMLVPGASMLVSGASILVSGASMLVSGASILVSGASMLVSLSEYTSVWSEYASAWTGASMLVSGASILVSGASMLVSGASILVSGASTLVSGASILVSGASILVSGASILVSGASILVPGASILVFGASILVSGASILVSGASILVSGASRLVSGASILVSGASTLVSGASILVSGASILVPGASILVLGASILVSGASILVSGASILVSGAGILVSGASILVSGAGILVSGASILVSGAGILVSGTSILVSGAGILVSGAGILVSGTSILMSEAGILVSGTSILMSGAGILVSGTSILMSGAGILVSGASILVSGLSILEPVMSILAPGTSILAPGTSILESGMSILESGMSILESGMSILVRNEYTRVRNEYI